TGTCTTTCTGAACCCCTAGAAATCACAAATATTCAATTTGTCTCCTGGTCTAAATTTTCTCACATGATTATCTGTTATGATTCTTCAATTTAAACCAAGTATGATTAGAATAAGTTCACAATTTGATATACAGTCGAAACAGCACAACTGTTATACGCTTTAATGAAAAATCTCGCTTATGTGAAACTTGAAAGAACCATATATTGTTGTGTTATTCAATGCAATTGAATACGCTTAAGATAAAAATCGTTTAAACGAAAATACCGCTAAAATGAAAAGGTTTTTAGACTCCGAATTCTGTTTTAAATGAAACTGAAATCGCATAAGCGAAAAACTCATTCCATTTCTATATTGTCTGGAGTTGGAAAAATTCGTGTCATCAATACAATTAACATAggatattttgatattttgctTATACGAGTATTTGTCTCTGACTTTTAAAGGGTTCTACTAAGCATTGCTCTTTTTCAACTAAAGTTATTTCATACATCATTGACACAAAAATTCGCCTTTAATTGTGCTTTTATCGTTTAACTGGAAGTTAAATCATATATCCGATATACAGATAAGTTAAaccaaatttatgtttttttttttaattttagtttcaCTTATCCttatattttacttattgagcccctgaagggcacaatttttattcgaattggctgacattttacacaacgacttttactatgatctccaacattttgttcaattacggtccgaatcgaacgATAACTCGTTAtggatcatcttgacattctaagtcgatatagccgcGTCCATCAGTATGTTGAaaacacgttaactttcgaaagaataatactaggcgcttgaaattttgcacgaatacttcctattaataCAGGtaggttgagattgtaaatgggttacatcggtccatgttttgatattgttgccatataaaccgatcctggatcttgacttattgagcctctagagggcgcaatttttacttgatgtgtataaaattttggatgaggcattatgttatgacttcccatacaaaccgatctaccgattttacttcttgagcctctagagggcgcaattcttattccatttggctgaaactttgcacagaggcTTCTACTATTTCCTACAACATGCACACCAAGTTTgtccgaatcgatccataacctgataaagcttcacTTCTTttaatccattatcctttgattgcttatagagagagagagacacggggcaaaaaacttgaaaaatgccaCGATGCCGGCGAATCTtagccggccaaacttagcaagcttttacttgttttacttcattgttttttaattgtaatttttcTTAACTTTACTTTCAGCGTCCGACATTGTAAAATGTAAAGCTGGTGATAATGATTGTGTTCGCGATAGAACTACAGAAGTATTTAAAAAATTCCCTAAAGGCAATCCTGCCTTCGGTTTACCAAACATATCCGTTCTGAGTTTAAAAAATATAACCGTTGCTAAGGCAAAGGCTGGTTCACCCACAcaactgaacttcaaattccTAGACTTGACTGTTTATGGCATGGAAAGGGCTATCACTGTTAATACGACAGGATGGACCAAGCAGCCCAAGACTATTGAAATGTTCTCATATGTCGACTTTGTTAAAATGGAGGGTGTATATGAGACGAATGGCAAAATCCTACTGCTGACATTGAATGGAAAAGGCAATGGTGTAGTTGAGTTGATAAACTGTACGGTACATACGAAATTGCGTTTCGATTTTGAACAAAGGAACGATGGCAAAAGATATGCTCAAGCGAGCAAACTAAAGGCAGTTGTAACACCAGAAAAgtaagtattaaaaaaaagttactaAATTCCAAAACTGAAATACGCATAAGAACTTGCGACGTTGACTAGGAAGTGGTATTTCaactttttaaaacttttaatgagagttggaggccaccgtagcgctgaagttagcatgtccgcctttgacgggGGGTGTGAAGGGGGCAAGTCATTCAGTTTCGATTGATTTGCCCCATATTATTAATCTAAAATTTGAATCGCAGTGCACGTATTGATATAAAATAAGTCTTCCTGCTTTTCATTATTGGAATATTCAATCTCTCTAGTTAGTAACTTAAGCTGTTATAAAGAGTATCTATCatacatataaaaatgtctttcgAAATCTAGCAAGTTCATTAAATGTTGCCATGATTTCAATATATCAATGTCCAGATGTAGTAAATTGTCTCATTACCTCCCaaactgacaaaaatttcctaaaatataTCTTCTAATTTGACATACTGATCACCTAgtaattcaaatttaaaattttctattctaGTAATAAGTaggggcaatttttttttaatttttctcaattTCTTCTAATTTCCTATTTACCTATTAATGTTTAATATTTTCCTTTCAGGATGGtgataaaaatggaaaatttagtgAATGGCAACAAAGAATTGACAGATACCCTCAACTCGGTGTTAAATGAAAACTGGCTTGATATTTGGAATGAATTAAGCGATGGCATTGGCAAAGCAATTTCTCTAGTATTTAAAAATGGTCTAAATAGTGTGCTAAATGAACTATCCTACGATGACTTTTATAGtgaataaaatttatgaatgaaTAATTTGTTGCTTATAGAAGTTAAAATAAAGagtatgtatttaaaaaaaaatcaaaaagcaatAGCCCgattctctttataggcagaaactaaaaacaagtaaaaacgcattaagtttgaCCGcgtcgaactttgaatacccaccaccatggatatatttgttataaaaatgtattataaCACTATAACATCCAtataaatatccaaatatagtccgaccttaatcatatttggttcaggtgccAAGAAGCTCTATATaagtaacagttcgaaatttcagcgaaatcgggtaataagtgcaccgttcatgtgattaagccctaattcgtatgatcgatctatacgacagctatatctaaatatggttcgatctagaccatatttggattggaTGTCAGGAGTCTTAAAGCAGTTCACTATTTCAAGTTCAGCAACATCGGAGGATAAATCCGGGTTTTATGGTCGTTTTAGGCCCTAAAACTGAAGATttgtttctatggcagctatatctaaatatggcccggtctgaaccattttcgggacagatgttgggagtctaaatacaactcactattccaaatttcagcgaagtcgggtaataaatgcgcctgttataagcTTAAtcgcgtcctctagaagctcaagaagttaagacccaagattggtttaagaagtatttgtgcagaatttgaaGCGCCTAGCCTGACCCTTTCgtaagctagcgtgctttcgacagacagacggacgaacatgactagatcgatttaaaatgtcacgacgatcaaaaatatatgtaagttatggggtcttagatgcatatttcgaggtgttacgaacggaatgacgaaattagtatacgccccaccctatggtggagggtataaaaataatctaatTGTATATAAATTCAGattttaaaaaatctaattAAATCTAACAGCGCACCAATTCAAACAACCAtgttttgtgaaaatattttttaattgattcaaatGTGAggtattgctgaaatttttttagacCACGACCATGCCCCTTGGTAACGCTACCAGTATATTTGTAATACTTTAAggtgcgatacacaaacattttgtgcaCTTCTTTTTGTGTTTAAGTTCGCCTACAATAGCCGTTTGGGACTTTCTCAGATTTTCCATCATGAATAACTTTCTGTTTTTAATAAGCTCCgaagcaaatgcttttggtggcTTGTAAACATTATAATGACTtgtcaataaaataaatatcatGTAACTGACATTTCCAGTTTGACACACCAGTGTGAACTTGATTACACTTAgtatcagccaccctgtagaaaaCTTGGATTTGCTATAACAACAAGACGGCTCCACAAAGCAGGGGAAACAATGACCCAGTAGAGAAGCGAGTTCAATAAACACTTTATTACACCATTTTGGGCCCGTTAAGTCGGCCCAGATAGTTCGGTTTAACGTCGTTAAGGCATATTAACGTCGTTAGGCATATCTATAGCAAGAAACCCACAATGGTTctgtcaaccactgtgcaatatTATAAATCTACCTTTCGAACTTCATattaaaaaacagtaaggaaaggcaaaaatcgggctaagccgctatataataccctacatcacctaGTCTACTACCACTTTTAATATATAAGACTTATCTCCAgatctagtcagactttttttttgcatacctATGGAAATATCGAATTGAACCttataagattttcttacgacagaacaaaaattgtgaatttctacagccttaaaaggccatatgggatgagagatatatatggaagcaatatcttcatctgtgccgaatttgatgaaattacGCATATATACCGGAACGTCGAATAGAACATCTCATGCCAAATATTGTGgaaatctgaccaaaattgtggcttctactgccttaaaagcccatatcggatgaaaaatatatatgggagctacatctaaatcagaacgaattttaatgaaactttgtGCACATATTGGGACATCCAATAGAATTTggtcttctacagccttaaaggccatatcggctgagagatatatatgggagctatatctaattctgaaccgaattttatgaaattttgcacacgtcttgaaacgtcaaataaaacatctttgCAAAATCTCGTGCTTAATCTTAatagtgtgccaaatttcatcgaatttgggtaataaagggatcttttatggcctcaataccctatatcgggtgATCGAGCGGTcgatctatagggcagctatatccaaatatagttcgatctgaaccgcacttcacagaaatgaatagtggtctaccagaactcactgtaccaaatttcatcgacatcggatggaaaattactaattgcctcaagactttaagactagagatcggtttttatagcggctacatataactaaaatccaatGTAATGAGATCAGAcagtcaggtttatatacaaatgatacaaaatcataaaaaattgtttgaaaatatttttataccaagatatcaggtatttacccaataaatacccaagcgttgggtatttacccggtagaaacccatctctacatATAATAGATCATTTAAAACATTGCTtactatattgaaatatagttGAGATAGAACATTGGtgcaaaaggaattaaaaaaaattaacccatCCTATAGTGCTGGGTATTAAAATTCTTTTGGTGATGTTCGTGAGCGAATTAGTTTTGGTTTACATTTGTGCGTGGGTCTTTAtcctttacaaaaaatttctcGGTCTGAAACATTACCACTTtttgttacaaaatttttaggTTCCAATGTGGTCATTATTTTGTTTGGTTGAAGATAATGTTTTCCATTACTTCTTTCTTACAGTTTTACGCGACCTTTAATGTGGATCTTGTATTCGGCCAACTCAAATGTTGCCTTGCCTTCGACATTCAGATTGAAAAGTAAAGTCTTACCATCCACTTGGTAATGGCCCACCAACTTGAGTAATGGGATTTCTAAATATACTTCGAAAGTTTTGGGATGCTTGGTCCAAACTGTGGTGTTTATTATCCGGCAGCTTCTATGCCATTGTTAGTTAAATTCAATTGTATCGGGGGATGCACTGTTCGCAGGGGCTACTATAAACTAGGATTAcctttggggagtttttggtaTACTTCGTGGATTTTATCGCGAACGCAATCATTGTCTCTCACCATTTTATAATGTCGGGATCTGGAATAaggattattttgttttatgcaTGCATGCATCCTTATCcaatccttatcctatccttatcctatccttatcctatccttatcctatccttatcctatccttatcctatccttatcctatccttatcctatccttatcctatccttatcctatccttatcctatccttatcctatccttatcctatccttatcctatccttatcctatccttatcctatccttatcctatccttatcctatccttatcctatccttatcctatccttatcctatccttatcctatccttatcctatccttatcctatccttatcctatccttatcctatccttatcctatccttatcctatccttatcctatccttatcctatccttatcctatccttatcctatccttatcctatccttatcctatccttatcctatccttatcctatccttatcctatccttatcctatccttatcctatccttatcctatccttatcctatccttatcctatccttatcctatccttatcctatccttatcctatccttatcctatccttat
This Stomoxys calcitrans chromosome 2, idStoCalc2.1, whole genome shotgun sequence DNA region includes the following protein-coding sequences:
- the LOC106091280 gene encoding circadian clock-controlled protein daywake isoform X2 — its product is MDQGTQYHRDVLYCGLSENASDIVKCKAGDNDCVRDRTTEVFKKFPKGNPAFGLPNISVLSLKNITVAKAKAGSPTQLNFKFLDLTVYGMERAITVNTTGWTKQPKTIEMFSYVDFVKMEGVYETNGKILLLTLNGKGNGVVELINCTVHTKLRFDFEQRNDGKRYAQASKLKAVVTPEKMVIKMENLVNGNKELTDTLNSVLNENWLDIWNELSDGIGKAISLVFKNGLNSVLNELSYDDFYSE
- the LOC106091280 gene encoding circadian clock-controlled protein daywake isoform X1; translation: MFKSVLACITIMGVLLECHSGELPSDIVKCKAGDNDCVRDRTTEVFKKFPKGNPAFGLPNISVLSLKNITVAKAKAGSPTQLNFKFLDLTVYGMERAITVNTTGWTKQPKTIEMFSYVDFVKMEGVYETNGKILLLTLNGKGNGVVELINCTVHTKLRFDFEQRNDGKRYAQASKLKAVVTPEKMVIKMENLVNGNKELTDTLNSVLNENWLDIWNELSDGIGKAISLVFKNGLNSVLNELSYDDFYSE